One region of Mycolicibacterium lutetiense genomic DNA includes:
- a CDS encoding Eco57I restriction-modification methylase domain-containing protein, giving the protein MARRIVTSSSVVGETIPGMGGVNSLSDLARLCVDLGADTVGELSSDEKALVSAAESPLVSAAVARARAAIKRGADPLGDTYCRLLSPAERRPLGQTYTPSPIIAAMTAWASAQGTPTRVVDPGAGSGRYLVAAAKKFPSASVVAAEVDPVAALMLRANIAVHELGNRTEVRLGDYRALDLPEVDGSTLFIGNPPYVRHHQINSEWKQWLVDTARARGLKASGLAGLHVHFFLATAQLGRPGDFGTFITGSEWMDVNYGSLVRQLLLDGLGGESIHVLDPSAAPFADAATTGAITCFKVGDAPASMKLRRVEKVSDLGNLSKGRRVSRQRLTESSRWSVLTRVTPKLPTGYVELGELCRVHRGAVTGANAVWVQRHTDIKLPESVLFPSITKAHELFSAGDRLASPNGLKVVIDLPVDLDQFDSNDRRQIDQFLRIAKGRKVHEGYIAATRRAWWSVGLRNAAPLLATYMARRPPAFVRNEADARHINIAHGLYPRQELSTTVLDNLGAYLRTAVSLTEGRTYAGGLTKFEPKEMERIVVPNIDMLTAGVTA; this is encoded by the coding sequence GTGGCTAGGCGCATCGTCACCTCCTCGTCGGTGGTAGGTGAGACGATCCCGGGTATGGGCGGCGTGAACTCTCTTAGCGACCTCGCACGTCTCTGCGTGGACCTTGGCGCGGACACCGTGGGTGAGCTGTCTTCCGACGAGAAGGCGCTTGTCTCCGCAGCGGAATCCCCGTTGGTATCCGCCGCGGTGGCGCGTGCACGTGCAGCGATCAAACGCGGGGCTGATCCACTCGGTGACACGTACTGCCGCCTGTTATCTCCCGCCGAGCGCCGTCCACTTGGGCAGACATACACCCCGTCGCCGATCATCGCCGCGATGACCGCCTGGGCATCGGCGCAGGGCACTCCCACCCGCGTCGTGGACCCCGGCGCAGGCTCTGGACGGTACCTAGTCGCGGCAGCCAAGAAGTTCCCCAGCGCCTCGGTGGTTGCCGCCGAGGTGGACCCTGTTGCCGCACTAATGCTCCGCGCCAACATCGCCGTGCACGAGCTAGGTAACCGCACTGAGGTGCGCCTCGGCGACTACCGCGCACTAGATCTCCCTGAAGTTGATGGATCGACCCTGTTTATCGGCAACCCACCGTACGTCCGTCACCATCAGATCAACTCCGAATGGAAGCAGTGGCTCGTCGACACTGCTCGGGCACGTGGCCTGAAAGCGAGCGGACTAGCGGGACTGCACGTGCATTTTTTCCTTGCCACCGCGCAACTCGGCAGGCCTGGCGACTTCGGGACATTCATCACAGGAAGTGAATGGATGGATGTCAACTACGGCAGCCTGGTTCGTCAACTCCTGCTGGACGGGCTGGGCGGCGAGTCGATCCACGTCCTGGACCCTTCAGCCGCGCCATTTGCCGATGCAGCGACCACCGGCGCGATCACGTGCTTCAAGGTGGGCGATGCCCCAGCGTCGATGAAGTTGCGTCGTGTCGAGAAAGTGAGCGACCTAGGCAATCTGAGCAAGGGGCGCAGGGTGTCCCGCCAACGGCTAACCGAGTCGAGTCGCTGGTCCGTGCTAACCCGGGTTACCCCGAAACTGCCGACCGGGTACGTCGAACTCGGAGAGCTGTGCCGAGTGCACCGCGGCGCGGTGACGGGCGCCAATGCTGTTTGGGTGCAGCGTCACACCGACATTAAGCTCCCTGAAAGTGTCCTGTTCCCGTCCATCACGAAGGCTCACGAACTGTTCAGCGCAGGTGACCGTTTGGCGTCACCCAACGGGTTGAAGGTAGTCATCGACCTGCCCGTGGACCTGGACCAGTTCGACAGCAATGATCGCAGGCAGATCGACCAGTTCCTCCGAATTGCCAAGGGACGCAAGGTGCACGAAGGATATATTGCCGCCACACGGAGAGCGTGGTGGAGCGTTGGTCTTCGTAACGCAGCACCACTACTTGCGACCTACATGGCGCGGCGCCCACCCGCGTTCGTGCGTAACGAAGCGGACGCCCGACACATCAACATTGCGCACGGGCTGTACCCGCGGCAAGAGCTGAGCACCACAGTGCTGGACAACCTTGGCGCGTACCTGCGCACTGCTGTGTCGCTTACTGAAGGACGTACGTACGCAGGCGGATTGACGAAGTTTGAGCCGAAGGAAATGGAACGCATCGTGGTGCCCAACATCGACATGCTCACAGCAGGTGTCACCGCGTGA
- a CDS encoding tyrosine-type recombinase/integrase produces MELYYADWDLVSEGDCEGLASGDPPIVQDGTPIIVDDEMRPLEPWCTFLRLYSQNLRPNSVYAYARDALEFGKFLDTRGIGVLNVCEHDLVAFRKHRRSEGVSARSWSRHLVVIRALFAYLYETGQRDSMPWIQVGSRSVVTPRTPHTEMDVRALSHAQWLTLRNIGFGGELPSGELDRSYRGQSTVRNVCAVDLALTSGMRLTEWSTLLDVEVPSSDGGASLVLEACAKNERRRRVYIPASTVKAVELYRGTERKSLVRKAQNALRRKLPTLAVVTHVDPAAGKLTYRYKGIDKRDEFAAIPPDVRRLLVRIDEAGSIEPMSLFVGKGGRPPSQRRWHQSFQDANNRLAAFGSATPTMPPAVTPHDLRHTFAVVMLRSLQRRAAQFEQSRPRTGFGTISEHVVHNPLLTLQRLLGHASPSTTMVYLRYVDESDELIQRAFESWNDDTRDYSTYVLDELEAQSS; encoded by the coding sequence GTGGAGCTCTACTACGCGGATTGGGACCTCGTATCCGAAGGCGACTGCGAAGGCCTCGCCTCAGGCGATCCTCCAATCGTCCAGGACGGTACGCCGATCATCGTGGACGACGAGATGCGGCCGCTGGAGCCATGGTGCACGTTCCTGCGGCTATACAGCCAGAACCTGCGACCGAACTCGGTTTACGCCTACGCCCGCGACGCGTTGGAGTTCGGAAAGTTCTTGGACACGAGAGGGATTGGGGTGCTGAATGTCTGCGAGCACGACCTCGTCGCCTTCCGAAAGCACCGTCGCAGCGAAGGTGTGTCAGCGCGGTCCTGGTCACGACACCTGGTCGTCATTCGAGCCCTGTTCGCCTACCTGTACGAGACTGGACAGCGCGACAGCATGCCCTGGATTCAAGTCGGGAGCAGGTCAGTTGTCACTCCCAGGACACCACACACGGAGATGGATGTCCGAGCACTCTCACATGCGCAATGGCTTACCCTGCGTAACATCGGTTTTGGCGGAGAGCTGCCTTCTGGGGAGCTGGACCGGTCCTATCGTGGCCAATCGACCGTCCGCAACGTGTGTGCGGTCGACCTGGCCCTGACCAGCGGTATGCGTCTCACCGAGTGGTCCACGCTGCTGGACGTCGAGGTGCCTTCATCCGACGGTGGCGCGTCGCTGGTGCTGGAAGCATGCGCGAAGAATGAGCGTCGCCGGCGGGTCTATATCCCGGCCTCGACCGTCAAGGCCGTTGAACTCTACCGCGGCACAGAACGCAAATCCCTTGTCCGCAAGGCTCAGAATGCTCTGCGGCGGAAGCTGCCGACACTGGCAGTCGTCACACATGTTGACCCGGCGGCAGGCAAGCTCACCTACCGGTACAAAGGGATCGATAAGCGCGATGAGTTCGCTGCGATCCCTCCCGACGTGCGCCGTCTCTTGGTCAGAATCGACGAGGCTGGCTCCATCGAGCCCATGTCGCTCTTTGTGGGCAAGGGCGGCCGCCCGCCGTCACAGCGACGCTGGCATCAGTCCTTCCAGGACGCCAACAACCGCCTCGCCGCCTTCGGCAGCGCCACGCCCACCATGCCCCCGGCCGTCACACCCCATGACCTGAGACACACATTCGCCGTCGTCATGCTGCGAAGCCTTCAACGGAGAGCGGCGCAGTTCGAGCAGTCCCGGCCGAGAACAGGATTCGGCACCATCAGCGAACATGTCGTCCACAATCCGCTGCTGACACTGCAACGCCTGCTCGGGCACGCCAGCCCGTCCACGACGATGGTCTACCTCCGCTATGTCGACGAGTCAGATGAGTTGATCCAGCGAGCTTTTGAATCCTGGAACGACGACACCCGCGACTACTCCACGTACGTTCTGGACGAGCTGGAGGCGCAATCGTCGTGA
- a CDS encoding 8-oxoguanine DNA glycosylase OGG fold protein, with the protein MWQESDGAVGDLLTSHVLGRVGQIDDPVKVSAWWADHGIAIDPVELNRDALFAIAAQCRENADADWVSFLWHVLAWGVMGDYRNAPTIVASAAGCDQRIRLNDILRRAAYASHRGEIRSAYMAIRRKVPRLGPAFFSKFLYFTADRDSPDPSSVILDSRVSAAAFTLTGRDYSEDKAATYERFCNDMHMWSRQFGAPADVIEFRMYQFGQLIDSRRWKWLHAEASLYREGHEQVGFDDIAERRAHLAGWRR; encoded by the coding sequence TGACTTGCTGACGTCGCACGTGCTCGGCCGAGTGGGTCAGATCGATGACCCGGTCAAAGTGAGTGCCTGGTGGGCTGATCACGGAATCGCGATTGACCCGGTCGAACTCAATCGCGATGCGCTGTTCGCAATCGCCGCACAGTGCCGGGAGAACGCGGATGCGGATTGGGTGTCTTTCCTGTGGCACGTTCTCGCCTGGGGCGTGATGGGTGACTATCGAAACGCACCCACGATCGTGGCGAGCGCAGCCGGTTGCGACCAGCGGATCCGGCTCAACGACATTCTGCGCAGAGCTGCTTACGCCAGCCATCGCGGCGAAATCCGTTCCGCTTACATGGCGATCCGCCGCAAAGTTCCACGACTGGGGCCGGCCTTCTTCTCGAAATTCCTCTACTTCACTGCTGACCGAGATTCGCCGGATCCAAGTTCAGTAATCCTGGATTCGCGCGTCAGCGCCGCGGCCTTCACGCTCACCGGCCGCGACTACTCGGAAGACAAGGCGGCGACATACGAGCGCTTCTGCAACGACATGCACATGTGGTCCCGGCAGTTTGGTGCACCCGCGGACGTCATCGAGTTTCGCATGTACCAGTTCGGCCAGCTGATCGACTCGCGCCGCTGGAAGTGGCTGCACGCCGAGGCCTCGCTGTACCGAGAGGGACACGAGCAGGTCGGGTTCGACGACATTGCCGAACGGCGAGCCCATCTCGCGGGCTGGAGAAGGTAA